Proteins encoded within one genomic window of Deinococcus betulae:
- the trpD gene encoding anthranilate phosphoribosyltransferase, producing MNGERLSQVEAAAFMREVMVGDMSSVRLAAALAALRVRGETAEEIAGFAQAMRENAVRVQVQPREVLLDVVGTGGDGAHTFNISTTTAFVVAGAGVPVAKHGNRAASSRAGSADVLEALGVNLDAAPEVVEDAINTLGVGFMFARNYHPALRHAAPIRSELAARTVFNILGPLSNPAGATHLVVGVFKPELTRTLAEVLRLLGASGATVVHGAGLDEFTVCGVNTVSGLRGGEVVDRELHPEEAGVAVHPRAAIVGGTPAENAEITRALLTGGGTPAQRDIVALNAGAALRTAGRADSIREGVEQAREVMLGGEGWAMLERYAAHTQRGGVRL from the coding sequence ATGAACGGCGAGCGGCTCTCGCAGGTCGAGGCGGCGGCTTTCATGCGCGAGGTGATGGTGGGTGACATGAGCAGCGTGCGGCTGGCGGCGGCGCTGGCGGCCCTGCGCGTGCGCGGCGAGACCGCCGAGGAAATCGCGGGGTTTGCCCAGGCCATGCGGGAAAACGCCGTGCGCGTTCAGGTGCAGCCGCGCGAGGTCTTGCTGGACGTGGTGGGCACGGGCGGCGACGGCGCGCACACCTTTAACATCTCGACCACCACCGCGTTCGTGGTGGCCGGGGCGGGGGTGCCTGTCGCCAAGCACGGCAACCGCGCCGCCAGTAGCCGCGCGGGCAGCGCCGATGTCCTTGAAGCCCTGGGCGTCAATCTGGACGCCGCGCCCGAAGTTGTCGAGGACGCCATCAACACCCTGGGCGTGGGGTTTATGTTTGCGCGCAACTACCACCCCGCACTGCGCCACGCCGCGCCCATCCGCTCGGAACTGGCCGCCCGCACCGTCTTTAACATCCTGGGGCCGCTGTCTAACCCGGCGGGCGCCACGCATCTGGTGGTGGGGGTCTTCAAGCCCGAACTCACGCGCACCCTGGCCGAGGTTCTGCGGCTGCTCGGTGCCAGCGGCGCTACGGTCGTTCACGGTGCGGGTCTGGATGAATTTACGGTCTGCGGCGTCAATACGGTGTCGGGCCTGCGTGGCGGTGAAGTCGTGGACCGCGAACTGCACCCCGAGGAGGCGGGGGTGGCGGTCCACCCACGCGCGGCCATCGTGGGCGGCACGCCCGCCGAGAACGCCGAGATTACCCGCGCGCTGCTGACCGGGGGCGGTACACCCGCCCAACGCGACATCGTGGCCCTGAATGCCGGCGCGGCGCTGCGCACCGCTGGCCGCGCCGACAGCATCCGCGAGGGGGTCGAGCAGGCCCGCGAGGTGATGCTCGGCGGCGAGGGCTGGGCCATGCTGGAGCGCTACGCGGCCCACACGCAGCGCGGCGGGGTCAGGCTGTAG
- a CDS encoding Lrp/AsnC family transcriptional regulator, producing MRQSGGTLDPLDHRILQELQTDSRLSMRELGRRVGLSAPAVTERVRRLEDAGVILGYGVRVASKPLGRTITAFIGVQDSGRNDPTLVRWAGKHDGVLECHSVTGDNSCILKVAVPDVGALESMLTELINMGFTCDTSIVLSTPLEGKLLLPPK from the coding sequence ATGAGACAGTCCGGCGGCACCCTTGACCCTCTCGATCACCGCATCCTGCAGGAGTTGCAAACCGATTCACGCCTGAGCATGCGTGAACTGGGCCGCCGCGTCGGGCTGTCGGCCCCGGCCGTGACTGAGCGGGTGCGCCGCCTGGAAGACGCGGGGGTGATTCTGGGCTACGGCGTCAGGGTCGCCAGTAAGCCCCTGGGCCGCACCATCACGGCGTTTATCGGGGTGCAGGACAGCGGCCGCAACGACCCCACGCTGGTGCGCTGGGCGGGCAAACACGACGGCGTGCTGGAGTGCCACTCGGTCACCGGGGACAACTCCTGCATCCTGAAGGTGGCGGTGCCCGACGTGGGCGCCCTGGAATCCATGCTGACCGAGCTGATCAATATGGGCTTTACCTGTGACACCAGCATCGTGCTGAGCACGCCGCTGGAAGGCAAACTGCTGCTGCCGCCGAAGTAA
- a CDS encoding ATP-grasp domain-containing protein, whose product MLLFPAEPFSARVPDEAYCAELDAAQALGLNTALLDFEALLDGDLTRALRWVPAGEGQAIFRGWMMAPDTYAALFDALQGRGWTLLNTPAQYRHTHWLPDSFHHIAPHSPDTRWIPAATPGALNWAEVDAALAALGPGPVVVKDYVKSRKHEWTEACFIPDAADLGHARTVIRTFAERQGSGWQGGLVLRRFEPFQALATHSRSGMPLTREYRLFVVDGQLAAQAEYWEEGEYPSQALPTGWLAEVIGRVDSRFFTVDVAQRKDGVWRVVELGDGQVAGRPERLSPEALMQALSAVGC is encoded by the coding sequence ATGCTCCTGTTTCCCGCCGAGCCGTTTTCCGCCCGCGTGCCCGACGAGGCCTACTGCGCTGAACTGGACGCGGCGCAGGCGCTGGGTCTGAACACTGCGCTGCTGGACTTTGAGGCGCTGCTGGACGGTGACCTGACCCGTGCCCTGCGCTGGGTGCCGGCCGGGGAGGGACAGGCGATCTTCCGGGGCTGGATGATGGCCCCGGACACCTATGCGGCCCTCTTTGACGCCCTTCAGGGGCGAGGCTGGACGCTGCTCAACACGCCCGCGCAGTACCGGCACACCCACTGGCTGCCCGACTCGTTTCATCACATCGCGCCCCACTCGCCCGACACGCGCTGGATTCCGGCGGCCACACCGGGCGCCCTGAACTGGGCCGAGGTGGACGCGGCGCTGGCCGCCCTTGGCCCAGGGCCAGTGGTGGTCAAGGATTACGTCAAGTCCCGCAAGCACGAATGGACTGAAGCGTGTTTTATTCCTGACGCGGCTGATCTCGGCCACGCCCGCACAGTGATTCGCACCTTTGCCGAGCGGCAGGGAAGTGGCTGGCAGGGCGGTCTGGTGCTGCGCCGCTTTGAACCCTTTCAGGCGCTGGCCACGCACTCCCGCAGCGGCATGCCGCTGACCCGGGAATACCGCCTCTTCGTGGTTGACGGTCAGCTGGCGGCCCAGGCCGAATACTGGGAGGAGGGGGAGTATCCCTCTCAGGCGCTGCCGACTGGTTGGCTGGCTGAGGTGATAGGGAGGGTGGACAGTCGCTTCTTTACCGTAGATGTGGCCCAGCGCAAGGACGGCGTGTGGCGCGTGGTGGAACTGGGCGACGGTCAGGTGGCGGGCCGGCCGGAGCGCCTCTCCCCAGAGGCCCTGATGCAGGCGCTGTCAGCAGTTGGATGCTGA
- a CDS encoding anthranilate synthase component II — MTLTDLLPTSHSPLTVLLIDNYDSFTYNLVQYFGELGCDLTVWRNDAFTLDEVRALNPDAIVVSPGPCTPAEAGQSVAVIRELGSTYPLLGVCLGHQSIGAAFGAQVGRARQPVHGKTSPVRHDGADLFAGLPDGVTVTRYHSLVVRDLPPELVAIAWTTDPEEEIVMALRHREYPVYGVQFHPESVATQGGMDMLRNFLTAVREHQAMRGQQAEGRGA; from the coding sequence ATGACGCTGACCGACCTACTCCCCACTTCCCATTCCCCACTAACCGTCCTCCTTATCGACAACTACGACTCGTTTACCTACAACCTCGTCCAGTATTTCGGTGAACTGGGCTGTGACCTGACCGTCTGGCGCAACGACGCCTTCACGCTGGACGAGGTGCGGGCGCTCAATCCCGACGCCATCGTGGTCTCGCCGGGGCCGTGTACGCCCGCCGAGGCGGGACAAAGTGTGGCCGTGATCCGCGAACTGGGCTCCACCTATCCGCTGCTGGGCGTGTGTCTGGGGCACCAGAGCATCGGGGCGGCGTTTGGCGCGCAAGTGGGGCGGGCGCGGCAGCCGGTCCACGGCAAGACCAGCCCGGTGCGGCATGACGGGGCTGACCTGTTTGCTGGCTTGCCCGACGGCGTCACGGTCACCCGCTACCACTCGCTCGTGGTGCGTGACCTCCCGCCCGAACTGGTGGCGATCGCGTGGACGACGGACCCCGAAGAAGAGATTGTGATGGCGCTGCGGCACCGGGAGTACCCCGTTTACGGCGTGCAGTTTCACCCCGAGAGCGTCGCCACCCAGGGCGGGATGGACATGCTGCGCAATTTCCTGACGGCGGTGCGCGAGCATCAGGCCATGAGGGGACAGCAGGCAGAAGGGCGCGGCGCGTGA